One part of the Pristis pectinata isolate sPriPec2 chromosome 17, sPriPec2.1.pri, whole genome shotgun sequence genome encodes these proteins:
- the LOC127579206 gene encoding uncharacterized protein LOC127579206, whose product MAGGDGGGAGYGGGTAGYGGGTAGGAGDGRERGESGRRRGDGGGAGDGGGSRVWRGDGGGMAGERGTAGGAGYGGGTAGYGGGTAGGAGYGGGTAGGAGYGGGDGGGSG is encoded by the coding sequence ATGGCGGGGGGGGACGGCGGGGGAGCGGGGTATGGCGGGGGGACGGCGGGGTATGGCGGGGGGACGGCGGGGGGAGCGGGTGatggcagggagagaggggagagcggGCGACGGCGGGGGGATGGCGGGGGAGCGGGGGACGGCGGGGGGAGCAGGGTATGGCGGGGGGACGGCGGGGGGATGGCGGGGGAGCGGGGGACGGCGGGGGGAGCAGGGTATGGCGGGGGGACGGCGGGGTATGGCGGGGGGACGGCGGGGGGAGCGGGGTATGGCGGGGGGACGGCGGGGGGAGCGGGGTATGGCGGGGGGGACGGCGGGGGGAGCGGGTGa